One window of Alkaliphilus metalliredigens QYMF genomic DNA carries:
- a CDS encoding polyprenyl synthetase family protein yields MECKAIMKEYQILTDKKLHHYLDVKEDKNKTVIDAMRYSIFAGGKRLRPIVAIATYNLFKDNLEEVLPYACALEMIHTYSLIHDDLPAMDDDNYRRGKLTNHKVYGEGIAILAGDALLNYAFEIMISHARTQSNANVHLQAIEEIAKAAGMNGMIGGQVVDLESENKQVDKNTLNYIHYNKTAALIISAFKVGAIIAEATETDIAHMNSLGKNIGLAFQIQDDILDIIGDEKKLGKDIGSDVENNKSTYPSLYGLQTSIDEVKRLTTNVDKVLNIYGKRSRFLHDLSHYLVNREV; encoded by the coding sequence ATGGAATGCAAAGCGATCATGAAGGAATACCAAATTTTAACGGACAAGAAACTGCACCACTACCTAGACGTCAAAGAAGATAAAAACAAAACGGTCATAGATGCAATGAGATACAGCATTTTTGCAGGAGGTAAAAGACTAAGACCCATCGTAGCAATTGCTACTTATAATCTCTTTAAAGACAACCTAGAAGAAGTATTACCCTATGCCTGCGCACTGGAAATGATTCATACTTATTCATTAATCCATGACGATTTACCAGCCATGGATGATGATAACTACAGAAGAGGAAAGCTAACTAATCATAAGGTTTATGGAGAGGGAATTGCAATACTTGCAGGTGATGCGCTTTTGAACTATGCATTTGAAATTATGATTTCCCATGCTCGAACACAATCAAACGCCAATGTCCACCTTCAAGCAATAGAAGAAATTGCAAAGGCTGCTGGGATGAATGGCATGATTGGAGGACAAGTTGTAGACCTAGAGAGTGAGAATAAACAGGTCGATAAAAATACACTCAATTATATCCATTATAATAAAACTGCTGCTCTTATTATAAGTGCCTTCAAGGTAGGCGCAATTATTGCAGAAGCTACGGAAACAGACATTGCCCATATGAATTCTCTGGGAAAGAATATTGGATTAGCTTTTCAGATACAAGATGATATTCTAGATATTATTGGAGATGAAAAAAAATTAGGTAAGGATATTGGAAGTGATGTAGAAAATAATAAATCTACATATCCATCACTATATGGATTGCAAACTTCCATTGATGAGGTGAAGCGATTAACAACTAATGTAGATAAAGTACTCAATATCTATGGAAAAAGGTCACGCTTTTTACATGACTTGAGTCACTACTTGGTGAATCGAGAGGTCTAG
- a CDS encoding divergent PAP2 family protein, with translation MGFFHGIGNNKILGTALLAWFIAQTIKVIHTFIVDKRFNLSRFVGSGGMPSSHSSFVMGLTTAIGLDKGFDSAIFAVSLAFSLVIMYDAAGVRRAVGKQAIILNRMIEDIHHKRKLKLTEQRLKELIGHTPIEVLAGAILGIVVAKLMI, from the coding sequence GTGGGATTTTTTCATGGTATTGGTAATAATAAAATATTAGGGACTGCATTATTAGCTTGGTTTATTGCTCAAACGATAAAGGTAATTCATACCTTTATCGTAGATAAGCGATTTAACTTATCTAGATTTGTTGGCTCTGGAGGAATGCCTAGTTCTCATTCTTCCTTTGTAATGGGATTAACCACTGCGATCGGATTAGACAAAGGTTTTGATTCCGCTATTTTTGCTGTTTCCTTAGCGTTCTCTTTAGTGATTATGTATGATGCAGCTGGGGTTCGTAGAGCTGTTGGGAAACAGGCGATTATTTTAAACAGAATGATTGAGGATATCCATCATAAAAGAAAGTTAAAGTTAACAGAACAACGATTAAAGGAGCTTATAGGACATACTCCCATTGAAGTCCTAGCAGGAGCTATATTAGGGATTGTGGTGGCTAAACTAATGATTTGA
- the dxs gene encoding 1-deoxy-D-xylulose-5-phosphate synthase produces the protein MRKVYRYLEQINSPEDLKKLKENEVRLLAHDIRKFLVQSVSKTGGHLASNLGVVELTLALHTIYDTLKDKIIWDVGHQAYVHKILTGRREQFKTLRQYKGLSGFPKRHESSHDHFDTGHSSTSISAALGLASARDLKKEKHEVVAVIGDGALTGGMAFEALNHGGQSKKNITVVLNDNEMSISQNVGGLSNYLSKIRTAPIYAKVKDDLELLLGNIPAIGKSVKKTAEKAKDSIKYFFVPGILFEELGFTYIGPIDGHDYNALCTAIKNSKNIKGPKLIHVITKKGKGYKLAEKSPAEFHGVSPFKIETGKPISLTKNLSFSEVAGNTLIEAAKTNPRIVTITAAMPSGTGLADFAEQFPERFFDVGIAEQHAVTFAAGMAAEGYKPFFAVYSTFLQRAFDQVIHDVCIQNLPVTFLIDRAGLVGNDGETHHGVFDISFLSCIPNLTILAAKDGNELQAMIQFAEKHEGPVAIRYPRGTTALDKEKSILPIQLGKGEVICDWGKDALILTVGNMNEIGVALCQQLNNKGIGATVINPRFIKPIDQHLILQHAKSHKRIYVLEDNAKIGGFGEQIRSFLNEYEVYKPVKLFALPDAFIEQGNVALLYKDCKLNQEEIFTEIYQDFTKGIIGKLAITR, from the coding sequence ATGAGAAAAGTGTATCGATATTTAGAACAGATAAACTCTCCAGAGGACTTGAAGAAACTTAAGGAAAATGAAGTGAGATTATTAGCACATGACATTAGAAAATTCTTAGTTCAGTCAGTTTCAAAAACAGGGGGGCACTTAGCTTCAAATCTTGGGGTTGTCGAGTTAACATTAGCATTGCATACAATATATGATACACTGAAGGATAAAATCATTTGGGATGTGGGACATCAAGCCTATGTTCACAAAATATTGACTGGAAGAAGAGAGCAATTTAAAACATTGAGACAGTACAAAGGACTTAGTGGATTCCCTAAACGACATGAAAGTTCTCATGATCATTTCGACACGGGACATAGTAGTACATCCATTTCAGCTGCCCTAGGGTTGGCTAGTGCCCGGGATCTAAAAAAAGAAAAGCATGAGGTTGTAGCAGTAATTGGTGATGGCGCATTGACTGGCGGTATGGCATTTGAAGCCTTAAATCACGGAGGTCAAAGTAAAAAGAATATCACAGTTGTATTAAATGACAATGAAATGTCCATTTCACAAAATGTAGGTGGTTTATCTAACTACTTGAGTAAAATACGCACAGCACCTATCTACGCTAAAGTTAAAGATGATCTGGAGTTATTGTTGGGTAATATACCAGCAATAGGAAAAAGCGTGAAGAAAACAGCAGAAAAAGCAAAGGATAGTATCAAGTATTTTTTCGTACCAGGGATATTATTTGAGGAGCTTGGGTTTACATATATTGGGCCAATTGATGGTCATGATTATAATGCCTTATGTACAGCCATTAAAAATAGTAAGAATATCAAAGGACCGAAACTAATTCATGTGATTACTAAAAAAGGAAAAGGATATAAGCTAGCTGAAAAGTCACCAGCTGAATTCCATGGAGTCAGCCCATTTAAAATCGAAACAGGCAAGCCTATTTCTTTAACAAAAAACCTATCTTTTTCAGAGGTTGCAGGAAACACTTTAATAGAAGCCGCAAAAACCAATCCACGTATTGTTACGATTACAGCTGCCATGCCTTCAGGAACAGGACTGGCTGATTTTGCTGAACAGTTTCCTGAACGTTTTTTTGATGTTGGCATCGCTGAACAGCATGCTGTGACCTTTGCAGCGGGTATGGCTGCTGAAGGGTACAAGCCTTTCTTCGCTGTGTACTCAACGTTTTTGCAACGGGCTTTTGATCAAGTGATTCATGATGTATGCATACAGAATCTTCCTGTTACATTTCTCATCGATCGAGCCGGATTAGTTGGAAATGATGGAGAAACCCATCATGGTGTTTTTGATATTTCATTTTTATCGTGTATACCTAATCTGACTATTTTAGCGGCAAAGGATGGCAATGAACTTCAGGCCATGATTCAGTTTGCTGAAAAGCATGAGGGACCTGTAGCCATTCGATATCCAAGGGGCACCACGGCACTTGATAAAGAAAAGAGCATTTTGCCTATTCAACTAGGTAAAGGGGAAGTAATCTGTGATTGGGGTAAAGATGCACTTATTCTCACTGTAGGGAACATGAATGAAATAGGAGTGGCATTATGCCAGCAATTGAACAATAAAGGAATTGGAGCAACAGTCATTAATCCTAGATTTATTAAACCGATAGATCAACATTTAATTTTACAACATGCTAAATCTCATAAACGCATTTATGTACTAGAAGATAATGCTAAAATCGGAGGATTTGGAGAGCAAATTAGGTCTTTCTTAAATGAATACGAAGTCTACAAACCAGTCAAGCTTTTTGCTCTTCCAGATGCATTTATTGAACAAGGAAATGTTGCTCTTCTTTATAAGGATTGTAAATTAAATCAAGAAGAAATATTCACTGAAATTTATCAAGACTTTACAAAGGGTATCATAGGAAAATTGGCAATAACACGATAA
- a CDS encoding TlyA family RNA methyltransferase — protein MGKKVRIDLRLVEEGYFDSRERAKSSIMAGVVLVDQQVIDKPGTKVDEDLPIKIKGNPIPYVSRGGLKLQKAMEEFQLNLQNKVCMDIGASTGGFTDCMLQKGAKKVYAIDVGYGQLDWKLRQDERVISMERTNIRYVTPTDITEEPDFASVDVSFISLRLVLPVIKNLLCSNGEIIALIKPQFEAGREKVGKKGVVRDIQVHEEVVKEIYDFAKEHELYTHGLSYSPIKGPEGNIEYLIYLKTNSEGSIISEDQIKAVVQASHSQL, from the coding sequence ATGGGTAAGAAAGTAAGGATTGATTTGCGATTAGTAGAAGAAGGCTACTTTGATAGCAGGGAAAGAGCTAAAAGCTCTATTATGGCAGGGGTTGTTTTAGTTGATCAGCAGGTGATTGATAAACCTGGTACAAAGGTTGACGAAGATCTGCCTATTAAAATAAAGGGTAATCCCATACCCTATGTAAGCCGTGGTGGCTTAAAGCTACAAAAGGCCATGGAGGAGTTTCAATTGAATTTGCAAAATAAAGTTTGTATGGATATTGGAGCTTCTACCGGAGGATTTACAGATTGTATGCTTCAAAAAGGTGCTAAAAAAGTGTATGCAATTGATGTTGGATATGGTCAACTAGACTGGAAGCTTAGACAGGATGAGCGTGTCATCTCGATGGAAAGAACAAATATTCGTTATGTGACTCCTACAGATATAACTGAAGAGCCGGACTTCGCATCAGTTGATGTATCCTTTATATCCCTAAGGCTTGTTCTACCGGTCATCAAAAATCTCTTGTGCTCCAATGGAGAGATTATTGCATTAATCAAACCTCAATTTGAAGCAGGTAGAGAAAAAGTTGGGAAAAAAGGTGTTGTGCGTGATATTCAAGTGCACGAAGAGGTTGTGAAGGAAATTTATGACTTCGCAAAGGAACATGAATTGTATACCCACGGATTGAGTTACTCACCAATTAAAGGGCCTGAAGGAAATATAGAGTATTTGATATATTTGAAAACCAACAGTGAAGGATCTATTATTAGTGAAGATCAAATAAAAGCGGTCGTTCAAGCTTCTCATAGCCAGCTATAG
- a CDS encoding arginine repressor → MKYSRHAKILEIIDTMEIETQEELSEELRKIGFNVTQATVSRDIKELRLIKVLSKSGNYKYATLRSQENVLSDRLVRLFKDSILSIEYAGNIMVMKTLAGAAQAAASAIDAVDLKGVMGTIAGDDTIFVVVRDQDQMQEIEEKFRRLTK, encoded by the coding sequence ATGAAATATAGCAGGCATGCGAAGATATTGGAAATTATTGATACCATGGAAATTGAAACACAGGAGGAATTATCAGAAGAATTACGAAAAATTGGATTTAATGTAACCCAGGCTACAGTATCAAGAGATATAAAAGAGCTACGCTTGATAAAAGTTTTATCCAAAAGCGGTAATTATAAATATGCTACTTTACGAAGTCAGGAAAATGTCTTATCAGATCGACTGGTTAGACTATTTAAGGATTCAATCTTATCTATTGAGTATGCTGGAAATATAATGGTTATGAAAACCTTGGCAGGTGCTGCCCAAGCTGCTGCATCAGCAATTGATGCAGTAGATTTAAAAGGCGTAATGGGAACGATTGCAGGTGACGATACAATATTTGTTGTAGTTAGAGATCAGGATCAAATGCAGGAGATTGAAGAGAAATTTAGAAGGTTAACAAAATAG
- the recN gene encoding DNA repair protein RecN gives MLLELEVSNFALIDQLHIQFENGLNILTGETGAGKSIIIDAVNMVIGARADRELVRTGANKCTIQGIFSLENKVELVRMLSNYGVDIDEEENLIITREIYASGRSICRLNGVIVPLNILNKATRRLIDIHGQHEHQSLLETHNHIDMLDAYGGEKTADYLSKINERYQRLIQVQNKLKSICYDEMERERQIDLLRFQIEEIDMAALIPGEEEDLSKQKEIVANSEKIFSTLSNVYNNLYGGTSDSAIVDTLATIIIGIEQIASYDPALREFHESLQELQYKIEDITMGVRNYRDTIDFDPLLLEDIEQRLDTINHLKRKYGVSIKEILNYRHNIQAELEQYENNEFEIIGLKDEIVLMKNELKELALAMSQLRIKTADIFEKQITAILETLNMGKVSFEVSIIQRQDHLGEMLFTSKGINDVEFLISTNLGEPLKSLSKIASGGEMSRIMLAFKTILADVDHMPTLIFDEIDTGISGRTAQIVGEKLYDISKKHQVLCITHLPQIASMANYHYLIEKKEKNDTTQTTISKLDKEHRVQELGRLLGGELTEITLKHAEEMINQAYLKRNA, from the coding sequence ATGCTGTTAGAACTAGAGGTGAGCAACTTTGCATTGATTGATCAATTACATATACAGTTTGAAAACGGCCTAAATATTTTAACTGGTGAAACCGGTGCAGGAAAATCCATTATTATCGATGCGGTCAATATGGTCATCGGTGCTAGAGCAGACCGAGAACTAGTTAGAACAGGGGCTAATAAGTGTACAATACAGGGAATTTTTAGCTTGGAAAATAAGGTAGAATTAGTAAGAATGCTTAGTAATTATGGAGTTGATATAGATGAAGAGGAAAATTTAATTATTACAAGAGAAATTTATGCCAGTGGCAGAAGCATATGTCGTTTGAATGGTGTCATTGTTCCACTGAATATATTAAATAAAGCCACAAGAAGACTGATCGATATCCATGGACAACATGAGCATCAATCTTTACTTGAAACCCACAATCATATTGATATGTTAGATGCCTATGGAGGCGAAAAAACTGCCGACTATTTATCTAAAATCAATGAGAGATATCAGCGACTTATTCAAGTGCAAAACAAACTAAAAAGTATTTGTTATGATGAAATGGAAAGAGAGCGTCAGATTGATCTCTTACGATTTCAAATAGAAGAGATTGATATGGCGGCCCTCATTCCTGGTGAAGAGGAGGATTTGTCAAAACAAAAAGAAATTGTTGCCAATAGCGAGAAAATTTTTTCTACTCTTTCAAATGTATATAATAACTTGTATGGAGGCACATCGGATTCTGCCATAGTCGATACCCTTGCCACAATTATAATTGGAATTGAACAGATTGCAAGCTATGATCCTGCACTTCGAGAATTTCATGAGTCTTTGCAAGAATTGCAATATAAAATAGAAGATATCACAATGGGTGTTAGAAACTATCGTGATACAATTGACTTTGATCCATTATTATTAGAAGACATTGAACAAAGACTCGACACCATTAACCATCTAAAAAGAAAGTATGGTGTATCCATAAAGGAGATACTAAATTACCGTCATAATATTCAAGCTGAATTAGAACAATATGAAAACAATGAATTTGAAATTATAGGACTAAAAGATGAAATAGTGCTTATGAAAAATGAGTTGAAGGAACTTGCTTTAGCCATGAGTCAGCTTAGGATAAAAACAGCTGATATATTTGAAAAACAAATTACGGCTATATTAGAAACCCTAAATATGGGGAAGGTTTCTTTTGAAGTATCCATTATCCAACGGCAAGATCATCTAGGCGAAATGCTTTTTACTTCTAAGGGAATAAATGATGTGGAATTTTTGATTTCAACTAATTTAGGAGAGCCATTAAAATCATTATCAAAGATTGCCTCTGGTGGTGAAATGTCTAGAATTATGTTAGCATTCAAAACAATTCTGGCTGATGTAGACCATATGCCGACTTTAATATTTGATGAAATTGATACAGGAATCAGTGGCAGGACAGCACAAATCGTAGGGGAAAAATTATATGACATTTCTAAAAAACATCAAGTGCTTTGCATTACACATCTTCCACAAATAGCAAGCATGGCAAATTATCACTATTTAATCGAAAAGAAGGAAAAAAATGATACAACACAAACAACAATCAGTAAATTAGATAAAGAACACCGGGTTCAAGAATTAGGAAGATTGTTGGGGGGAGAATTAACCGAAATCACCCTAAAGCATGCAGAAGAAATGATTAATCAAGCTTACCTTAAACGAAACGCTTAG
- the spoIVB gene encoding SpoIVB peptidase encodes MNYFKRKSIFAISFFCIIIIALVYGFTFQVLKQIPQEYNISVGDEHILNAHFPLSFSMTVDTESIIELTKLNQKRRIQNQFELRTVDKGTAHLDLKILGFVPYRTIKVNVVPKLHLIPGGQSIGVKLNTEGVLVVGIAEIQDDNSINHNIAEANDIRIGDSLMYIDGKSINDAGHVAELVQGSDGSEMKLTFKRNGNEFTKNINPVKAAEGETYRLGLWVRDKTAGVGTLTFYDPVSYKFGALGHGITDIDTGNLVAIRDGDMMKSRVISVEQGQRGKPGEIRGVFHEMHNPIGRLEKNTAFGVYGELFSSLDSDLYNNPLPIAFQHEIQQGPAQILTTTEDNEVNIYNIEIVRLNGQSKADSKSLVIKVTDDTLLEKTGGIVQGMSGSPIIQNNKIVGAVTHVLVNDPTRGYGIYIEWMLEQTNY; translated from the coding sequence GTGAATTATTTCAAAAGAAAATCAATATTTGCTATTTCTTTTTTTTGTATAATAATTATCGCACTGGTTTATGGATTTACATTTCAAGTATTAAAGCAAATTCCACAAGAATACAATATCTCCGTAGGGGATGAGCATATACTCAATGCACATTTCCCTCTTAGTTTTTCTATGACAGTGGATACTGAGTCAATTATAGAATTAACCAAGTTAAATCAGAAAAGAAGAATCCAAAATCAATTTGAACTTAGAACCGTGGATAAGGGAACTGCACATTTAGACTTGAAAATATTAGGGTTTGTACCCTATCGAACCATTAAAGTTAATGTGGTACCGAAATTACACTTAATACCAGGTGGGCAATCTATTGGCGTAAAACTGAATACAGAAGGCGTTTTAGTTGTGGGTATTGCAGAAATCCAAGATGATAACAGTATCAATCACAATATAGCAGAGGCAAACGATATACGTATAGGAGATTCTCTGATGTACATTGATGGAAAATCCATTAATGACGCAGGACATGTGGCTGAATTAGTTCAAGGAAGTGATGGATCGGAGATGAAACTTACTTTTAAGAGAAATGGAAATGAGTTCACAAAAAATATTAATCCAGTCAAAGCTGCTGAAGGAGAAACTTATCGTTTGGGATTATGGGTTCGAGATAAAACTGCAGGAGTGGGAACGCTTACATTTTATGATCCAGTAAGCTACAAATTTGGTGCACTTGGCCATGGCATTACAGATATAGACACAGGAAATTTAGTAGCCATTAGAGATGGAGATATGATGAAATCTAGAGTTATATCTGTTGAACAAGGGCAAAGAGGTAAGCCAGGAGAAATAAGGGGCGTATTTCATGAAATGCATAATCCTATCGGGAGATTAGAAAAAAATACTGCTTTTGGAGTCTATGGAGAACTTTTTTCTAGTCTTGACAGTGATTTATATAATAATCCACTTCCCATAGCATTTCAACATGAAATTCAACAAGGACCTGCCCAGATACTAACCACAACAGAAGATAACGAAGTAAACATATATAATATTGAAATCGTAAGATTAAACGGTCAAAGCAAAGCTGACTCAAAAAGCTTAGTGATTAAAGTAACCGATGATACTTTATTGGAAAAAACAGGAGGTATAGTTCAGGGAATGAGCGGAAGTCCAATCATCCAGAATAATAAAATTGTGGGTGCAGTAACCCATGTGTTAGTAAACGATCCAACCAGAGGATATGGGATTTATATCGAATGGATGCTGGAACAAACCAATTATTAG
- the spo0A gene encoding sporulation transcription factor Spo0A: MKNNIKVLIADDNKDFCDILKEYLQRQADIEVVGIAKDGLEAVELIQEMTPDLVVLDIIMPHLDGLGVLERLNKLNLESFPKVIILSAVGQDKITQRAINLGADYYVIKPFDFEVFIERIREMTSGISLPTENRRYNMSGQTPLVTNNRSLEAEITNIIHEIGVPAHIKGYLYLREAITMVVEDVGLLSAVTKELYPSIGKRFNTTSSRVERAIRHAIEVAWSRGKVDTINNLFGYTVHNDKGKPTNSEFIAMVADKLRLEQRIG; this comes from the coding sequence GTGAAAAATAATATTAAAGTTTTAATTGCCGATGATAATAAAGATTTCTGTGATATTTTGAAGGAATATCTCCAAAGGCAAGCAGATATCGAAGTGGTTGGGATTGCAAAAGATGGTCTTGAGGCTGTAGAGCTTATTCAAGAAATGACACCAGATTTAGTTGTGTTAGATATCATTATGCCACATCTTGATGGACTAGGGGTATTAGAGCGATTAAATAAGCTCAATTTAGAAAGTTTTCCTAAGGTAATCATTCTATCTGCTGTTGGACAAGATAAGATCACCCAAAGAGCGATTAACCTTGGCGCTGATTACTATGTTATTAAACCATTTGACTTTGAAGTATTTATAGAAAGAATCAGAGAAATGACCAGTGGCATATCCCTACCAACAGAAAACAGAAGATACAATATGTCTGGGCAGACACCATTAGTAACGAATAACAGAAGCCTAGAAGCGGAAATTACAAACATTATACATGAGATTGGAGTTCCAGCTCACATCAAGGGATATTTATATTTAAGAGAGGCAATTACAATGGTTGTTGAAGATGTAGGACTTTTAAGTGCCGTTACTAAGGAATTGTATCCTTCCATTGGTAAGCGTTTTAACACAACCTCGAGTAGAGTAGAAAGAGCGATTCGCCATGCAATTGAAGTTGCGTGGAGTAGAGGTAAGGTAGACACAATAAACAACTTATTTGGATATACAGTTCATAATGATAAAGGAAAACCAACTAATTCAGAATTTATTGCAATGGTAGCAGATAAACTAAGGTTAGAACAAAGAATTGGATAG
- a CDS encoding 3'-5' exonuclease yields the protein MKYIIFDFEFNSAFRIDRKTKRLMKGNTNPLCPQEIIEIGAVKTNDEFEIEETFQMFVRPVLYTKLHPKVKKKTQITNEDLLGGKSLNSSITALQHWINEDEFIMCSWGKDDINELKRNCSFFEIQTNWIDKYCDIQKMCMNYLDLPKGKQIGLKKAVETFNIEIDSRFHKALNDSIYTAKILKKLNSDCLL from the coding sequence ATGAAATATATTATATTTGATTTTGAATTTAATTCTGCATTCCGAATAGATAGGAAGACAAAAAGACTGATGAAAGGAAATACAAATCCTTTATGTCCACAAGAAATCATTGAAATTGGTGCAGTCAAAACAAACGATGAATTTGAGATTGAAGAGACATTTCAAATGTTTGTTAGGCCTGTACTGTATACCAAACTCCATCCTAAGGTAAAGAAGAAAACGCAAATAACAAATGAGGATTTGTTAGGCGGAAAGTCCTTAAATTCTTCAATTACAGCACTACAACATTGGATTAATGAAGATGAATTCATTATGTGCTCCTGGGGCAAAGATGATATAAATGAATTAAAAAGAAACTGTAGTTTTTTTGAAATCCAAACCAATTGGATTGATAAATATTGTGACATACAGAAAATGTGTATGAATTACTTGGATTTGCCCAAGGGAAAACAAATAGGATTAAAAAAAGCAGTAGAAACTTTCAATATAGAAATAGACAGTCGTTTCCATAAGGCTTTAAATGACTCTATTTATACTGCTAAGATACTAAAGAAACTCAACTCTGATTGTTTGCTGTAA
- a CDS encoding RecX family transcriptional regulator: MNQITAIEPQKSTDTRVNVYIDQKYAFSCHKEVIIKFHIHTGDQVDSVRLSQIIKEDEIKKGFQKALTYLSYRSRTKQEVYDYLEKKEYRTEIIQEVLAKLSYYQYIDDQQFAIDFTKSKINYQGKGKSLVKQDLMKKGVKNEHIEQALETIPLEDEILIAKNLSKKFFLAKSNLPIKELKNKLSARLSSKGFSWEIIHQCQNFLDHDTEVQSIIFSKSDIYETEALKIGEKVLQKHQSKVDNNYQLKQIISSKLYQKGFEKDLISQITRQLLD, encoded by the coding sequence TTGAATCAAATAACTGCAATTGAGCCTCAAAAATCAACTGATACCAGAGTTAATGTGTATATTGATCAAAAATATGCTTTTTCATGCCATAAAGAAGTGATCATTAAATTTCATATTCATACAGGAGATCAAGTGGATTCAGTGAGGCTCTCACAGATTATAAAAGAAGACGAGATTAAAAAAGGATTTCAAAAAGCCTTAACATACTTATCCTATCGTTCTAGAACTAAGCAAGAAGTTTATGATTATTTAGAAAAGAAAGAGTATCGTACTGAAATAATTCAGGAGGTACTAGCTAAGTTATCATATTATCAATATATAGATGATCAGCAGTTTGCAATAGACTTTACAAAGAGCAAGATCAACTACCAAGGAAAGGGGAAGTCTTTGGTTAAACAGGATCTGATGAAGAAGGGCGTAAAAAACGAACATATAGAGCAAGCTCTTGAAACCATACCTCTAGAAGACGAGATTTTGATTGCCAAGAACCTAAGCAAAAAATTCTTTTTAGCCAAATCTAATCTACCCATTAAAGAACTGAAGAATAAACTAAGTGCTCGTTTGTCATCAAAAGGATTTTCCTGGGAGATTATTCACCAGTGCCAGAATTTTTTAGATCACGATACCGAAGTGCAATCAATCATTTTTTCTAAATCAGATATCTATGAAACAGAAGCATTAAAAATCGGTGAAAAAGTGTTGCAAAAACACCAAAGCAAGGTAGATAATAATTACCAATTAAAACAGATCATTTCTTCTAAACTATACCAAAAAGGCTTTGAGAAAGATCTTATTTCCCAGATCACAAGACAATTGTTGGATTAA